A part of Dama dama isolate Ldn47 chromosome Y, ASM3311817v1, whole genome shotgun sequence genomic DNA contains:
- the LOC133053587 gene encoding chromodomain Y-like protein isoform X2: protein MASEELYDVERVIDKRQNKKGKTEYVVQWKGYGREDATWEPEQHLVNCEECIHDFNRQHTGKQKEGNLTRAKQITPNNGQNQISRSTNSSFSKAAPKALVVDKEHEAKSTPLFTTSQNFQKSSTQGQATYKNMDLAWLGNRILVPKSPIKSGTVLDSFQHESPENPDPMKQGLEDTAAPEAAAEKWIGDLLSPGMEPVMMGSRPWIHPLLPRASGPVKATMATRLAMKGKGMKAGKKKFMKDRQDQPFNKQLRFSVRQRESAYRYRDIVVWKQDGFTHILLSTKSSENNTLNPEVMKELQRALSMANADDSKLVLPSAVGSVFCCGLDFLYFIRRLPDNRKRESARMAEAIRNFVNTFIQFKKPIVVAVNGLAIGLGASILPLCDVVWANEKAWFQTPYTTFGQSPDGCSTVMFPKIMGGASANEMLFRGRKLTAQEACSKGLVSQVFWPGTFTQEVMVRIKKLASCNRVMLEESKALVRCNMRLELERANERECEVLKKIWGSTQGIDSMRKYLKSKTDDF, encoded by the exons ATGGCCTCCGAGGAGCTGTATGACGTTGAAAGGGTCATTGACAAGAGGcaaaacaagaaagggaagaCGGAGTATGTGGTTCAGTGGAAAGGCTATGGCAGGGAGGATGCCACATGGGAGCCAGAGCAGCACCTGGTGAACTGCGAGGAGTGCATCCACGACTTTAACCGGCAGCACACCGGGAAGCAGAAGGAGGGCAACCTCACTAGAGCCAAGCAGATCACCCCAAACAACGGCCAGAATCAGATCTCCAGATCCACCAACAGCAGCTTCTCCAAGGCCGCCCCCAAGGCCCTAGTGGTGGACAAGGAGCATGAGGCCAAGAGCACACCACTGTTTACCACCAGCCAGAATTTCCAGAAGAGCTCCACGCAGGGCCAGGCCACCTACAAGAACATGGACCTGGCCTGGTTGGGCAACAGGATTCTCGTGCCCAAGAGCCCCATAAAGAGTGGGACTGTGCTGGACAGCTTTCAGCACGAGAGCCCCGAGAATCCGGACCCCATGAAGCAGGGGCTGGAAGACACAGCGGCCCCAGAGGCGGCAGCCGAGAAGTGGATTGGGGACCTACTGAGCCCGGGGATGGAGCCGGTGATGATGGGGAGCCGGCCCTGGATACACCCATTGTTGCCACGGGCGTCGGGCCCCGTGAAGGCCACAATGGCCACACGGCTGGCCATGAAAGGGAA GGGCATGAAAGCTGGGAAGAAGAAGTTTATGAAGGACAGGCAAGACCAGCCCTTTAACAAGCAGCTGCGCTTCAGCGTGCGGCAGAGGGAGAGCGCCTACAGGTACCGGGACATTGTGGTCTGGAAGCAGGACggcttcacccacatcctgctGTCCACCAAGTCATCCGAGAACAACACGCTGAACCCGGAGGTGATGAAGGAGCTGCAGAGAGCGCTGAGCATGGCCAACGCCGACGACAGCAAGCTGGTGTTGCCCAGCGCCGTGGGCAGTGTCTTCTGCTGCGGCCTGGACTTCCTCTACTTCATCCGGCGCCTGCCAGATAACCGCAAGAGGGAGAGCGCCAGAATGGCTGAGGCCATCAGAAACTTCGTGAACACCTTCATCCAGTTCAAGAAGCCTATTGTCGTAGCTGTGAATGGCCTGGCAATTGGGCTAGGAGCATCCATCCTGCCTCTCTGTGATGTGGTCTGGGCCAACGAAAAGGCATGGTTCCAGACGCCCTATACCACCTTCGGACAGAGTCCAGACGGCTGTTCCACCGTCATGTTCCCCAAGATTATGGGAGGAGCATCTGCCAACGAAATGCTGTTCAGAGGGCGGAAGCTAACAGCACAGGAGGCGTGCAGCAAAGGGCTGGTCTCCCAGGTGTTCTGGCCTGGGACCTTCACCCAGGAAGTCATGGTTCGCATCAAGAAGCTCGCCTCTTGCAACCGTGTCATGCTGGAAGAATCCAAGGCCCTTGTGCGCTGCAACatgaggctggagctggagcgGGCCAATGAGCGGGAGTGTGAGGTGCTCAAGAAGATATGGGGCTCCACGCAGGGCATCGACTCCATGCGCAAGTACCTGAAGAGCAAGACCGACGATTTCTGA
- the LOC133053587 gene encoding chromodomain Y-like protein isoform X1 yields the protein MASEELYDVERVIDKRQNKKGKTEYVVQWKGYGREDATWEPEQHLVNCEECIHDFNRQHTGKQKEGNLTRAKQITPNNGQNQISRSTNSSFSKAAPKALVVDKEHEAKSTPLFTTSQNFQKSSTQGQATYKNMDLAWLGNRILVPKSPIKSGTVLDSFQHESPENPDPMKQGLEDTAAPEAAAEKWIGDLLSPGMEPVMMGSRPWIHPLLPRASGPVKATMATRLAMKGNGTSDLVDALPVNCTSPLQTSVMGMKAGKKKFMKDRQDQPFNKQLRFSVRQRESAYRYRDIVVWKQDGFTHILLSTKSSENNTLNPEVMKELQRALSMANADDSKLVLPSAVGSVFCCGLDFLYFIRRLPDNRKRESARMAEAIRNFVNTFIQFKKPIVVAVNGLAIGLGASILPLCDVVWANEKAWFQTPYTTFGQSPDGCSTVMFPKIMGGASANEMLFRGRKLTAQEACSKGLVSQVFWPGTFTQEVMVRIKKLASCNRVMLEESKALVRCNMRLELERANERECEVLKKIWGSTQGIDSMRKYLKSKTDDF from the coding sequence ATGGCCTCCGAGGAGCTGTATGACGTTGAAAGGGTCATTGACAAGAGGcaaaacaagaaagggaagaCGGAGTATGTGGTTCAGTGGAAAGGCTATGGCAGGGAGGATGCCACATGGGAGCCAGAGCAGCACCTGGTGAACTGCGAGGAGTGCATCCACGACTTTAACCGGCAGCACACCGGGAAGCAGAAGGAGGGCAACCTCACTAGAGCCAAGCAGATCACCCCAAACAACGGCCAGAATCAGATCTCCAGATCCACCAACAGCAGCTTCTCCAAGGCCGCCCCCAAGGCCCTAGTGGTGGACAAGGAGCATGAGGCCAAGAGCACACCACTGTTTACCACCAGCCAGAATTTCCAGAAGAGCTCCACGCAGGGCCAGGCCACCTACAAGAACATGGACCTGGCCTGGTTGGGCAACAGGATTCTCGTGCCCAAGAGCCCCATAAAGAGTGGGACTGTGCTGGACAGCTTTCAGCACGAGAGCCCCGAGAATCCGGACCCCATGAAGCAGGGGCTGGAAGACACAGCGGCCCCAGAGGCGGCAGCCGAGAAGTGGATTGGGGACCTACTGAGCCCGGGGATGGAGCCGGTGATGATGGGGAGCCGGCCCTGGATACACCCATTGTTGCCACGGGCGTCGGGCCCCGTGAAGGCCACAATGGCCACACGGCTGGCCATGAAAGGGAATGGCACGTCCGATTTGGTGGACGCACTTCCAGTCAACTGCACAAGTCCCCTGCAGACGTCAGTCATGGGCATGAAAGCTGGGAAGAAGAAGTTTATGAAGGACAGGCAAGACCAGCCCTTTAACAAGCAGCTGCGCTTCAGCGTGCGGCAGAGGGAGAGCGCCTACAGGTACCGGGACATTGTGGTCTGGAAGCAGGACggcttcacccacatcctgctGTCCACCAAGTCATCCGAGAACAACACGCTGAACCCGGAGGTGATGAAGGAGCTGCAGAGAGCGCTGAGCATGGCCAACGCCGACGACAGCAAGCTGGTGTTGCCCAGCGCCGTGGGCAGTGTCTTCTGCTGCGGCCTGGACTTCCTCTACTTCATCCGGCGCCTGCCAGATAACCGCAAGAGGGAGAGCGCCAGAATGGCTGAGGCCATCAGAAACTTCGTGAACACCTTCATCCAGTTCAAGAAGCCTATTGTCGTAGCTGTGAATGGCCTGGCAATTGGGCTAGGAGCATCCATCCTGCCTCTCTGTGATGTGGTCTGGGCCAACGAAAAGGCATGGTTCCAGACGCCCTATACCACCTTCGGACAGAGTCCAGACGGCTGTTCCACCGTCATGTTCCCCAAGATTATGGGAGGAGCATCTGCCAACGAAATGCTGTTCAGAGGGCGGAAGCTAACAGCACAGGAGGCGTGCAGCAAAGGGCTGGTCTCCCAGGTGTTCTGGCCTGGGACCTTCACCCAGGAAGTCATGGTTCGCATCAAGAAGCTCGCCTCTTGCAACCGTGTCATGCTGGAAGAATCCAAGGCCCTTGTGCGCTGCAACatgaggctggagctggagcgGGCCAATGAGCGGGAGTGTGAGGTGCTCAAGAAGATATGGGGCTCCACGCAGGGCATCGACTCCATGCGCAAGTACCTGAAGAGCAAGACCGACGATTTCTGA